CATACTGGGCATGTGGGCCAACTTTGTAGTTAGCGCATTACTGGTCACTTATTTTGTTTTTAAAATGGCCAGCGCCCTGCGCAAACGCGATGCGGAACTGGCCCGCAGCAGAGAACGCCGCCTACAAGACGAACAATTACTTGCCGTTGCCACCCTCGCCGCAGGCACCGCCCACGAACTCGGTACGCCGTTATCAACCATGAAGGTCATAACCGAAGACCTGTTGGATTTAGACGAGGGTACGGATTCCCGACAGGATATGGTCGCGCTCAGTCAGCAAATTGACCACTGCACAAATATTTTAAAAAAACTGGTCAGCACCGCCAGGGACTTTAGCAATCTGGAAGATGAGCACGTACAGCTGCAACACTATGTCAGCGAGCTACTGGATCGCTGGCAATTGCTGAGGCCCGGCATTGATATCAAGGTTGAACTCAGCCAAACATGTCGCGAACTCGCATTAAAGCTCGACGGTACGGTTAGCCAAGCACTGCTGAATCTCTTGAACAATGCCGCCGATGCCGAGCCCCACGGCCTTGCACTTAGCGTTACGGTCCAAGACGAACATCTCATTTTTAATATTGCCGACCGAGGCGATGGCCAAGCCAATATCAATCGCGAAGCCTTTATCAGCAACAAGCAGAACGGGCTAGGCTTGGGTTTACGATTAAGCCACGCCACCGCATCCCGCTATGGAGGCCACCTGAACTGGACACCCAGACCTGGTGGCGGCAGCGAAATAAGCCTACACCTGCCACTGCAAAGAGTGTCCGCATGACCAGCAATACAACCGCAAAAAATATTTTGCTTGTGGATGACGACCAAGGATTTCTAGATGCGTTGAGCCGATCATTAACGCGCCGCGGCTACCAAGTATTGGCCGCAAACAACATTCAAGCTGCACGGCAACAATGCGAACAGATGCTGCCCGATTATGTGGTATTGGATTTAAAGCTGGACCAGGAATCCGGGCTCACGCTTATCCCGGAGCTGCGACAACGGTTTCCAAAGGTACAAATGCTGATGCTCACCGGCTATTCCAGTATTGCCACGGCAGTAGAAGCCATAAAGCTCGGCGCAGATAATTATTTGCAAAAACCGGCCAGTACCCGAGAGATTCTTGCCGCCCTCGTACTCCACGACACACCGCCTGCGAATACCAGTACCGACAGCATGACACCGCCATCGCTAGACCGACTGGAATGGGAACATATTCAAAGAGTGCTGGGCGAGAACGATGGCAATATTTCTGCCACCGCAAGAGCACTGGGAATGCACCGGCGCACTCTGCAACGAAAACTGCAAAAGCGGCCGGTAAAAAGCTAAAAGCAGTTACTCAGTATCTAACGTAGAGCCCACTTCAAAAACGCGGACGGTACCGCTGCGGCCATTGGCCACCAGCAAATATGCCCCCGACGTGTCTGAATAAACTGCGATATTTGCCGGTCCAATATCACCGGTATCAAACTGCGGGTCACTAGCGAAACTGCGGTTATTAATATACTGCACAAACTGCGCCCCAAATGGCGAAGTCACGTCGTATACCAAAACACCACCACTGGCCTCTAGCACGATAAAGGCATAAACCCGTCCCTGACTACCCACCAATACAGCGGCACTAGGTTTAGCGCCTTGGCCAATGCTGCCAGCATCACGATTATTAAAATCGTTACCCAGGTAAGCCTGGGTAAT
The DNA window shown above is from Spongiibacter sp. IMCC21906 and carries:
- a CDS encoding response regulator transcription factor, with amino-acid sequence MTSNTTAKNILLVDDDQGFLDALSRSLTRRGYQVLAANNIQAARQQCEQMLPDYVVLDLKLDQESGLTLIPELRQRFPKVQMLMLTGYSSIATAVEAIKLGADNYLQKPASTREILAALVLHDTPPANTSTDSMTPPSLDRLEWEHIQRVLGENDGNISATARALGMHRRTLQRKLQKRPVKS
- a CDS encoding ATP-binding protein, with amino-acid sequence MNLNPATANLRTLCALRSLVLIAQVSAAYYAGSVLGWMLPYLTLNLLFAALAFFAVFSWWRSFQTWPVTQLELFIHLCVDIAGFSAVLYFSGGANNPFISYLLVPLCISATTLSWSHTWILTGLSASVYTVLLFHYVPLAAIMPQHDHSAMSALPAPSLSALNIHILGMWANFVVSALLVTYFVFKMASALRKRDAELARSRERRLQDEQLLAVATLAAGTAHELGTPLSTMKVITEDLLDLDEGTDSRQDMVALSQQIDHCTNILKKLVSTARDFSNLEDEHVQLQHYVSELLDRWQLLRPGIDIKVELSQTCRELALKLDGTVSQALLNLLNNAADAEPHGLALSVTVQDEHLIFNIADRGDGQANINREAFISNKQNGLGLGLRLSHATASRYGGHLNWTPRPGGGSEISLHLPLQRVSA